The following proteins are co-located in the Vigna angularis cultivar LongXiaoDou No.4 chromosome 2, ASM1680809v1, whole genome shotgun sequence genome:
- the LOC108329085 gene encoding uncharacterized protein LOC108329085: protein MSGKASTSKPNIGLSGSDGLSHAYIHYPPLRCNVPGSSGLFYDDGNKLVLSPTVDQVFSWKVGLFDPLIDQTADSISEGPIIAIRYSLDTKVIAIQRSNHEMQFWDRETGGTFSHKCRPESESILGFFWTDSQQCDIVLVKTSGLDLYAYNSESKSLQLVQTKKLNVSWYVYTHESRLVLLASGMQCKTFHGFQISSADIVRLPRFEMVMAKSEANNKPVLAAEDVFIVTVYGRIYCLQVDRVAMLLHSYRLYRDAVIQQGSFPIYSNRIAVSVVDNVLLIHQVDAKVVILYDLFADSRAPISAPLPLLLRGFPRSSTSSQSSGRESESSDSNILSNHAAVTYSNAWTFLVPDLVCDVANKLLWKFNLDIEAISASSSEVPSVLEFLQRRRLEANKAKQLCLGITRTLILEHRPVPVVSKAVNVLVSSYSHSIKTGNYLKRLKPEKTSTSVDQNTGAEVSAIERDLIGKSIIHESMERVNSGSLNKASTVSSLDSDDESQSAHPKHNSKDAHSAYVMQPSLQSGQEESQLTTAAISPDEMYSFVFSPVDEEMVGDPSYLVAIIIEFLHSANSEKIRVLPNVYVLIIQLLARNERYAELGLFVLNKILEPSKEVALQLLESGRQNAQTRKLGLDMLRQLGLHHDYVLLLVQDGYYLEALRYARKNRVDSIRPSLFLEAAFVSNDSQHLAAVLRFFTDFLPGFKNTSDHNRYCRILNEMNSSITV, encoded by the exons ATGTCTGGAAAAGCATCAACTTCAAAGCCTAATATAGGTCTGAGTGGATCTGATGGTCTTTCACACGCTTACATTCATTATCCACCACTTCGGTGCAATGTTCCTGGATCTAGTGGATTATTTTATGATGATGGAAATAAGTTGGTACTCTCTCCAACAGTTGACCAG GTCTTTTCATGGAAAGTTGGTCTCTTTGACCCTCTAATTGATCAAACCGCTGACTCAATAAGTGAAGGCCCTATTATAGCTATTCGATATTCTTTAGACACAAAGGTAATAGCAATCCAGCGATCAAACCATGAGATGCAGTTTTGGGATAGAGAGACTGGGGGTACTTTTAGCCATAAGTGCAGGCCAGAATCAGAAAGTATACTTGGGTTTTTTTGGACAGATAGTCAACAGTGTGATATTGTTCTTGTTAAGACAAG TGGTCTAGACTTGTATGCTTATAATTCAGAGTCAAAATCACTGCAACTGGTGCAAACAAAGAAACTGAATGTGAGTTGGTATGTTTACACCCATGAAAGTCGATTGGTTCTTCTTGCTTCTGGCATGCAGTGCAAGACATTCCATGGCTTTCAG ATTTCGTCTGCAGATATTGTTCGTTTGCCAAGATTTGAGATGGTTATGGCCAAATCTGAGGCAAATAATAAGCCTGTTTTAGCAGCTGAAGATGTCTTTATTGTCACTGT TTATGGTAGGATATACTGCTTACAAGTTGATAGAGTTGCTATGCTGCTCCATTCTTATCGGCTATATCGTGATGCAGTAATACAGCAG GGCTCTTTTCCAATTTATTCCAACAGGATTGCCGTGAGTGTGGTCGACAATGTACTTCTTATTCATCAAGTTGATGCAAAGGTTGTTATACTTTATGATCTCTTTGCAGATTCTAGAGCACCAATATCTGCACCACTTCCTCTATTATTAAGGGGATTCCCCAGATCCAGCACTTCATCTCAATCTAGTGGCAGAGAAAGTGAGAGTTCTGACAGTAATATTTTGAGTAATCATGCAGCAGTTACATACTCCAATGCATGGACTTTCCTAGTGCCTGACCTTGTGTGTGATGTGGCCAATAAGTTATTGTGGAAGTTCAATTTAGACATAGAG GCAATTTCTGCCAGTAGCTCAGAGGTCCCATCTGTATTAGAGTTCCTGCAGCGGCGGAGGTTGGAAGCTAACAAG GCTAAGCAATTGTGCTTGGGTATTACACGTACGCTCATTCTAGAGCACAGGCCTGTGCCCGTGGTTTCCAAGGCTGTAAATGTACTAGTCAGCTCATACTCCCATTCAATTAAAACTGGTAACTATCTTAAGAGACTGAAACCAGAAAAGACATCAACTTCTGTTGATCAAAATACTGGCGCTGAGGTATCTGCTATCGAAAGAGATTTAATTGGAAAATCAATCATTCATGAGTCTATGGAAAGAGTCAACAGTGGATCTCTTAATAAAGCTTCAACTGTTTCAAGTTTGGATTCTGATGATGAGTCTCAGTCTGCACATCCAAAACACAATTCAAAGGATGCCCACAGTGCTTATGTTATGCAACCATCTCTTCAATCTGGGCAAGAGGAATCCCAACTTACTACCGCAGCAATTTCACCAGATGAGATGTACAGCTTTGTCTTTTCTCCTGTTGATGAAGAGATGGTTGGAGACCCTTCTTACTTGGTTGCTATCATTATTGAGTTCCTTCACAG TGCAAATTCAGAAAAGATACGTGTACTCCCAAATGTGTATGTATTAATTATTCAGCTTCTGGCTCGCAATGAACGTTATGCAGAGCTCGGGTTGTTTGTCTTAAACAAG ATTCTGGAGCCATCTAAGGAAGTCGCACTTCAACTCCTAGAGTCTGGTCGCCAGAATGCTCAGACTAGGAAGCTTGGTCTTGATATGCTGAGACAATTAGGTTTACATCATGATTATGTTTTGCTGCTTGTGCAGGATGGATACTACCTTGAAGCCTTAAGATATGCACGGAAAAACAGG GTGGATAGCATCCGGCCCTCATTGTTCTTAGAAGCAGCATTTGTTTCCAACGACTCTCAACATCTTGCTGCGGTTCTAAGGTTCTTTACAGATTTCCTTCCTGGCTTCAAAAACACCTCGGACCATAATAGATACTGCCGTATACTGAATGAAATGAACTCATCCATAACTGTTTGA